The Mycolicibacterium mucogenicum DSM 44124 genomic sequence CGCCGGCGCGCTCGCGACCTTCGCCTGACCCATCACTTCATCGGCCAGTTTTATTCCCGATTTGTGTCGGCTTCGCGTCCGGCGAAACACAGGACGCGGCAACGCGGTTGGTGACTAGGGTCGAATCGTGACGATTCGACTCGGTCTTCAGATCCCCAACTTCTCCTACGGCACGGGTGTCAGTGAGCTGTTCCCGACCGTCATCGCCCAGGCGCAGGAAGCCGAGGCCGCCGGCTTCGACTCCGTCTTCGTGATGGACCACTTCTATCAGCTGCCGATGCTCGGCACCCCCGACCAGCCGATGCTCGAGGCGTACACCGCACTCGGCGGCCTGGCCACCGCGACCCAGAACGTTCAGCTGGGCACCATGGTCACGGGCAACACGTACCGCAACCCGACGTTGCTGGCCAAGGCCATCACCACGCTCGACGTGATCAGTCAGGGGCGCGCCATCCTGGGCATCGGCACCGGCTGGTTCGAACTCGAGCACGATTCGCTGGGCTACGAGTTCGGGACGTTCACCGACCGGTTCAACAAGCTGCACGAGGCGCTCGAGATCATCCTGCCCATGCTCGCCGGGGAACGGCCCACCTTCGAGGGCAAGTACTACCGGACGCGTGAGGCGATGGCCGAGCCGCGTTTCCGCGACCACATCCCGCTGCTGATCGGCGGCAGCGGCGAGAAGAAAACCATTCCGCTCGCCGCCCGGCACTTCGACCACCTGAATCTGGTGTCGGGCTTCGACGAGGCGCCGCGCAAGGTGGCCGTGGTCCAGGAAGCGTGCGAGAAGATCGACCGCGACCCGGCGACCCTGGAAACCAGCATGCTCGTCACCGCCTTCGTCGACGACAAGGCGACGCCGGACCTGATCCCCGCGGAGATGACCCAGCGCATGGTCGCCGGCAGCGCCGAAAGCGTCGCCGAACAGCTCAAAGCCAAGGTGTTCGACGCGGGCATCGGCGGCGTGATCCTGAACATTCCGACCAGCGTGACCGGATACGTACCCGGCGTCATCTCGGCCCTCGGAGCAGCGCTGACCGCGGCCATCAACGCCTGACCCGGCTCGGTGGGGCATCTCACTGCATTGATCGATTCAGCTGCGACTAGCCTGTGTCTGTAAACAGTCTTGTAGTAGTACGTCGAGGAGCCCCTCAACATGGTCCACCCCGGAGCTACGGCATCGGATCGCCACAAGGTCGTCATCATCGGATCGGGCTTCGGTGGCCTGACCAGCGCCCAGGCGCTCAAGCATGCTGATGTCGACATCAAGCTGATCGCCCGTACCACCCACCACCTGTTCCAGCCGCTGCTGTACCAGGTGGCGACGGGCATCATCTCCGAAGGTGAGATCGCCCCACCGACCCGGCTGATCCTGCGCAACCAGAAGAACGCCCAGGTGCTGCTCGGCGATGTGACGCACATCGACCTGGAGAACCAGACTGTCGACTCGATCCTGCTGGGCCACACCTACAGCACGCCGTACGACAGCCTGATCATCGCCGCCGGCGCCGGTCAGTCCTACTTCGGCAACGACCACTTCGCCGAGTGGGCGCCCGGCATGAAGACCATCGACGATGCGCTCGAGCTGCGCGGCCGCATCCTCGGTGCGTTCGAGCAGGCCGAGCGCTCTAGCGACCCGGAGCGCCGCAAGAAGCTGCTGACGTTCGTGGTCGTCGGCGCCGGCCCGACGGGTGTCGAGATGGCCGGCCAGATCCAGGAGCTGTCGGACCAGACCCTCAAGGGCAGCTTCCGGCACATCGACCCGACCGAGGCCAAGGTCATCCTGCTCGACGCCGCGCCCGCGGTGCTGCCGCCCATGGGCGAGAAGCTGGGCCTCAAGGCCAAGAACCGGCTCGAGAAGATGGGCGTCGAGATTCAGCTCAACGCCATGGTGACCGACGTCGACCGCAACGGCATCACCGTCAAGGACAAGGACGGCACCATCCGGCGTATCGAGTCGGCATGCAAGGTGTGGTCCGCCGGTGTGCAGGCCAGCCCGCTCGGCCGCGACCTGGCCAACCAGTCCGACACCGAGATCGACCGGGCCGGCCGCGTCAAGGTGAACCCTGACCTGTCGATCCCCGGCCACCCGAACGTGTTCGTCGTCGGCGACATGGCGTTCGTCGAGGGCGTCCCGGGTATGGCGCAGGGCGCGATCCAGGGCGGCAAGCACGTCGCCGCCATCCTGAAGAACGAGGCCAAGGCCCGCGCACACGGCACCAAACCCAAGCCGCGCGAACCGTTCTCGTACTTCGACAAGGGCTCGATGGCCACGGTGTCCAAGTGGAACGCCGTCGCCCAGATTCCGCTCGGCGACAAGGCCAAGCTCGAATTCGGCGGCTTCATCGCCTGGCTGGCCTGGCTGGGGCTGCACCTGATCTACCTGGTGGGCTTCAAGACCAAGATCGCCACGCTGCTGTCCTGGACGGTGACGTTCTTGAGCCGCCAGCGCGGTCAGCTGACCATCACCGAGCAGCAGGCCTACGCCCGCACCCGCATCGGCGAACTCGAGGAGATCGCGTCGTCGGTTCAGGCCACTCCAGACCCGGTGGCTTCCTGAACTAGAGCCTTGGTCCCTGCCAGGCCGACAGGCAACCCCTGTCGGCCAGGGCCATGACCACCTGATCTCGGCGTGATTCGTACCCATCTGCGGTACGGATCACGCCGAGATCGCTTTCGGGGTAAGAAAATTCGCTGACGTAGGCGCGCGGCGCGGCGATCTCGTCGTCGCTGACCGCACCGGCGCCGAGTTCGACGCGGTGCCGCACGACCGGCACCGTCTCGTGGTCGACGTGCAGCGACCCCTCCCAGAAGCCGTGCTGCTCGCCGGCACGCCCGACCTGCACCCGTTCGCGCAGCCGCACCCGGCCTGCCTCGGCGATCTGCAGCCGCGTCGTCGCCTGATGGCTGCTGCCGCCCGCGATGACGGTCGGCTCCGGATCCAGGTCGAGCTCCCCCGCCACTTCGAGCTCCCAGCTCGAGCGCGACTGCGTCGTCGTCGCACCGGGCAGCACCACCATCGCGGCCACGCTGCGCACCCGCAGCCGGGCACCGGCCTCGACGATGACGCGCACGTCGATGGTGTCACCGCCCAGCGGTGTTGCGGCCGTGGACACGAGATGGACGGCGTCGGGAGCGGTGCGGCGCGCGGCCACACCGCCGACGCACTCGATGCGCGGCCCCCGGCCGGGGGTTGCGACGATCAGAACCTGGGTGTGCATCACTCAGGCGTTCGTCACCTCGGCGCCGGCGAGTTGTTCACGTACCCAGGCCTGCACCAGCGACGCGGCCGGATCCTCGGTGAGCGAGATCAGCACCGTCGGGCGGTCACCGCGCACCTTGCCGGCGTCGCGCCGCATGACATCGAGGTCGGCGCCGACCATGGGCGCCAGGTCGGTCTTGTTGACGACCAACAGATCCGAGTACGTGACGCCGGGCCCACCCTTGCGCGGCACCTTGTCGCCGCCGGCCACGTCGACGACGAAGATCTGTACGTCGACCAGGCCTGAGGAGAATGTCGCCGTCAGGTTGTCTCCCCCGGACTCGACCAGGATGAGGTCGAGTTTGTCGTTGGACTCGATGAGGTCGTCGATGGCGTCGAGGTTCGCGGTGATGTCGTCGCGAATCGCGGTGTGCGGGCAGCCGCCGGTCTGCACCGCGGCGATCCGCTCGTCGGGCAGCACGGCGTGCCGGCGCAGGAAGTCGGCGTCCTCGGTGGTGTAGATGTCGTTGGTCAGGACGGCCAGCGACAGCTCGTCACGCAGCTGCCGGCACAACGCCGCCACCAGCGCCGTCTTACCGGAGCCGACGGGCCCGCCCACGCCGATGCGCAGCGGTTCACCGGGTTGCCGCTCGCGCTTGGGCCGGTCGTGGTGATGGTGCGGCTGACCGTCGATGAAGTGTGGTGGCATGGTGGACCTTTCGGTTCAGGAGGCGAACAGGGGGCGGTCGCGGCCGGCGTGTCGCTGGGCCAGGACGTCGAGCAGTGGATCGGACAGGTCCGCGATGCCTTTCGCTGCTTCGGCCGCGGTGGCGTCGCACAGCCCCGACAGCTCGAAGGTGAGCGCGGCGACGTCGGCCGGATCGAGTGCGAGCAGGCGTTGCGCTGCCGTCGCGGAGCCCGTCATGGTGGTGTAAACGACTGTGGCACAGGTCTGTTCGGGGTCGAGGCCACTGACGCGGCCCACCACGCCCGAGGCCACCGCGAGATGTGGCCGGGTACCCACGTTGCCCCAATCGGTGTCCGGCCAGACTCGGCGCGCCAGCCGCACCAGCCCACGGCCCTGTGCCCGAGATGCCTGCCGGGCCGCGGGAGCCGGTGTGCGCGCGTCCGTTTCGCGGTCGGCCGCCACCGGGTCGAGGCCGCTGTGGACCGCAGCGGCGATCGAGGCGGTGACGAGCCCCTGGGTCCGGATCCGCCGGCGCAGGTAGGCCCGCAGTGTCACCACGTTGGTCACCAGACCACTGGTGACCGCCTCCTCGACGCCGCCGGAGTGCACGTGCCCGCCGGTCGGCAACCGTGAATCCGCCAGTGCCAGCAGGGTGGCCAGGCCACTATCCATCAGAACAGCCGCTGTCCATCAGAACAGGAAGTATCTCTGCGCCATGGGCAACTCGGCGGCCGGCTGTTCCTGCCAGACCTCGCCGTCGATGCGGACGGTGAACGTGTCAGGATCGACCCGGATGTCGGGCATCGCGTCGTTGAGCGGCAGATCCGCCTTGCCCCGGCCGCGGACGTTCTTGACCGGAACGAGCCTGCGCCGCAAGCCGAGTCGCGCCGCGAGGTCGTCCTCGATGGCGGTGGGCGAGACGAAATGCACCGCGAGGCCGGCTGCCACCGTCGGGTTGGCGCCGAACATCGGCCGCGGCAGGACGGGTTGCGGCGTCGGGATGGAAGCGTTGGCGTCGCCCATGGCCGCCCAGGCGATCGCGCCGCCCTTGAGCACGAGATGCGGGCGGACGCCGAAGAACGCCGGCTCCCAGAGCACCAGGTCGGCCAGCTTGCCGACCTCCACCGAGCCCAGCTCGTGGTCGATGCCGTGCGTCACCGCCGGGCAGATCGTGTACTTCGCCACGTAGCGGCGGACGCGGTTGTTGTCGTTGCCGCTCGCGCCGCCGGGGTCGCCTTCGAGCGGCCCGCGGCGCTTCTTCATCACGTGCGCCGTCTGCCACGTCCGCATCACCACCTCGCCGATGCGGCCCATGGCCTGGCTGTCGCTGCCGATCATCGAGATGGCACCGATGTCGTGCAGCAGGTCCTCGGCGGCGATGGTGGACGGCCGAATCCGGCTCTCCGCGAACGCCAAATCCTCGGGCACGGCGGCGTTGAGGTGATGGCACACCATCAGCATGTCGAGGTGTTCGTCGAGGGTGTTGACGGTGTGCGGCCGCGTCGGGTTGGTCGAGCTGGGCATCACGTTCGGGTGGCTGGCCACCGTGATGATGTCGGGCGCGTGGCCGCCGCCGGCGCCCTCGGTGTGGTACGCGTGGATGGCCCGGCCGGCGATCGCGGCCAGGGTGTCCTCGACGAAACCCATCTCGTTGAGGGTGTCGGAGTGCAGGGCGACCTGCACGTCGGCCTCCTCGGCCACCCGCAGGCACGCGTCGATGGTGGCCGGTGTCGTGCCCCAGTCCTCGTGCAGCTTGAAACCGGCTGCGCCACCGCGCAATTGCTCCCACATGGAGTCGGGGTTGATGGTGTTGCCCTTGCCGAGC encodes the following:
- a CDS encoding LLM class F420-dependent oxidoreductase yields the protein MTIRLGLQIPNFSYGTGVSELFPTVIAQAQEAEAAGFDSVFVMDHFYQLPMLGTPDQPMLEAYTALGGLATATQNVQLGTMVTGNTYRNPTLLAKAITTLDVISQGRAILGIGTGWFELEHDSLGYEFGTFTDRFNKLHEALEIILPMLAGERPTFEGKYYRTREAMAEPRFRDHIPLLIGGSGEKKTIPLAARHFDHLNLVSGFDEAPRKVAVVQEACEKIDRDPATLETSMLVTAFVDDKATPDLIPAEMTQRMVAGSAESVAEQLKAKVFDAGIGGVILNIPTSVTGYVPGVISALGAALTAAINA
- a CDS encoding NAD(P)/FAD-dependent oxidoreductase; this encodes MVHPGATASDRHKVVIIGSGFGGLTSAQALKHADVDIKLIARTTHHLFQPLLYQVATGIISEGEIAPPTRLILRNQKNAQVLLGDVTHIDLENQTVDSILLGHTYSTPYDSLIIAAGAGQSYFGNDHFAEWAPGMKTIDDALELRGRILGAFEQAERSSDPERRKKLLTFVVVGAGPTGVEMAGQIQELSDQTLKGSFRHIDPTEAKVILLDAAPAVLPPMGEKLGLKAKNRLEKMGVEIQLNAMVTDVDRNGITVKDKDGTIRRIESACKVWSAGVQASPLGRDLANQSDTEIDRAGRVKVNPDLSIPGHPNVFVVGDMAFVEGVPGMAQGAIQGGKHVAAILKNEAKARAHGTKPKPREPFSYFDKGSMATVSKWNAVAQIPLGDKAKLEFGGFIAWLAWLGLHLIYLVGFKTKIATLLSWTVTFLSRQRGQLTITEQQAYARTRIGELEEIASSVQATPDPVAS
- a CDS encoding urease accessory protein UreD, yielding MHTQVLIVATPGRGPRIECVGGVAARRTAPDAVHLVSTAATPLGGDTIDVRVIVEAGARLRVRSVAAMVVLPGATTTQSRSSWELEVAGELDLDPEPTVIAGGSSHQATTRLQIAEAGRVRLRERVQVGRAGEQHGFWEGSLHVDHETVPVVRHRVELGAGAVSDDEIAAPRAYVSEFSYPESDLGVIRTADGYESRRDQVVMALADRGCLSAWQGPRL
- the ureG gene encoding urease accessory protein UreG is translated as MPPHFIDGQPHHHHDRPKRERQPGEPLRIGVGGPVGSGKTALVAALCRQLRDELSLAVLTNDIYTTEDADFLRRHAVLPDERIAAVQTGGCPHTAIRDDITANLDAIDDLIESNDKLDLILVESGGDNLTATFSSGLVDVQIFVVDVAGGDKVPRKGGPGVTYSDLLVVNKTDLAPMVGADLDVMRRDAGKVRGDRPTVLISLTEDPAASLVQAWVREQLAGAEVTNA
- a CDS encoding urease accessory protein UreF gives rise to the protein MDSGLATLLALADSRLPTGGHVHSGGVEEAVTSGLVTNVVTLRAYLRRRIRTQGLVTASIAAAVHSGLDPVAADRETDARTPAPAARQASRAQGRGLVRLARRVWPDTDWGNVGTRPHLAVASGVVGRVSGLDPEQTCATVVYTTMTGSATAAQRLLALDPADVAALTFELSGLCDATAAEAAKGIADLSDPLLDVLAQRHAGRDRPLFAS
- a CDS encoding urease subunit alpha, whose amino-acid sequence is MSSLSRSRYAALFGPTTGDRIRLADTDLLIEITEDLSGGPGLSGDEAVFGGGKVLRESMGQARTTRADGAPDTVITGAIIIDYWGIIKADIGIRDGRIVAIGKAGNPDIMSGVHPDLVVGPSTEIIAGNGRILTAGGIDCHVHFICPQLLEEAIGGGITTMIGGGTGPAEGSKATTVTPGAWHLGRMLQALDGWPMNILLLGKGNTINPDSMWEQLRGGAAGFKLHEDWGTTPATIDACLRVAEEADVQVALHSDTLNEMGFVEDTLAAIAGRAIHAYHTEGAGGGHAPDIITVASHPNVMPSSTNPTRPHTVNTLDEHLDMLMVCHHLNAAVPEDLAFAESRIRPSTIAAEDLLHDIGAISMIGSDSQAMGRIGEVVMRTWQTAHVMKKRRGPLEGDPGGASGNDNNRVRRYVAKYTICPAVTHGIDHELGSVEVGKLADLVLWEPAFFGVRPHLVLKGGAIAWAAMGDANASIPTPQPVLPRPMFGANPTVAAGLAVHFVSPTAIEDDLAARLGLRRRLVPVKNVRGRGKADLPLNDAMPDIRVDPDTFTVRIDGEVWQEQPAAELPMAQRYFLF